Genomic DNA from Shouchella patagoniensis:
GCTTCGTAACGAAGAATAAGGAATCGTTTTTGGCTTAAAGGAGGGAATTAGCATGGCATACGCAAAACTTGGTCGTACGAGCTCACAGCGCAAAGCGTTGCTTCGTGATTTGGCAACTGACCTAATCATCAACGAGCGCATCGAAACGACAGAAGCGAAAGCAAAAGAATTGCGTCCGATCGTTGAAAAAATGGTGACTCTAGGCAAACGTGGTGATCTTCACGCACGTCGTCAAGCAGCAGCATTTGTTCGTAACGAGACAGCTGACGAAGAAACAGGGCAAGATGCAATTCAAAAGCTTTTTGCAGATCTTGCA
This window encodes:
- the rplQ gene encoding 50S ribosomal protein L17, which codes for MAYAKLGRTSSQRKALLRDLATDLIINERIETTEAKAKELRPIVEKMVTLGKRGDLHARRQAAAFVRNETADEETGQDAIQKLFADLAPRFEERQGGYTRILKVGPRRGDGAPMAIIEFV